One window of the Archangium primigenium genome contains the following:
- a CDS encoding caspase family protein, whose protein sequence is MSRGGWAGWCLALWLACGSAQAAPLRRFALVAGNDEGGADTRPLRFATEDARKLHALLVRLGGVALGDARLLLDAGPEDFLRALAQLERESAAARARGERTELLVYYSGHAKDDTLRMGTQTLGLDTLKHRLAAAPADVRIAILDACRSGRITRAKGARRAPAFSIDAGAGREARGLVLLTSSAADEDSQESDLLGGSYFTHHLLSGLMGDADRSGDGQVTLFEAYSHAYARTVADTADSGAGPQHPTFSYDLSGNGDVVLTDLRGRDEGLLVPASAPPGPYYFVNGAGLVVAEVDKAAGTERRLALAPGAYAVKRRLSDRLRVGQIEVRRGDTTVLDESRLRDAPFSDDPVKGVPPLPRPRRTYWTLGVNAGYHSVFDAPARENLFLATPLVGLEGGLFHYFREDWRWDLDVSMGTRRATLNLPTLSGPAYRYTLLTAGTSLVAEWPRGRWSPFLGARLAYLVVNRTFDDPDLPTQYYAVFTPGVVAGARWRLTDHVELTARARGHYLLYTVDARRSLGYWELGALVTYRL, encoded by the coding sequence ATGAGCCGCGGGGGTTGGGCCGGGTGGTGCCTGGCGCTGTGGCTGGCGTGCGGGAGCGCCCAGGCCGCGCCCCTGCGCCGCTTCGCCCTGGTGGCGGGCAATGACGAGGGGGGCGCGGACACCCGCCCCTTGCGCTTCGCGACCGAGGACGCGCGCAAGCTGCACGCGCTGCTCGTGCGGCTCGGCGGCGTGGCGCTCGGGGACGCGCGGCTGCTGCTGGACGCCGGGCCGGAGGACTTCCTGCGCGCGCTCGCCCAGTTGGAGCGGGAGTCGGCCGCGGCGCGGGCCCGGGGCGAGCGCACCGAGCTGCTCGTCTACTACTCGGGGCACGCGAAGGACGACACGCTGCGCATGGGCACCCAGACGCTGGGGCTCGACACGCTCAAGCACCGGCTGGCGGCCGCGCCCGCGGACGTGCGCATCGCCATCCTGGATGCGTGCCGCTCCGGCCGCATCACGCGCGCCAAGGGCGCCCGCCGGGCCCCGGCCTTCAGCATCGACGCGGGCGCGGGACGCGAGGCGCGGGGGCTGGTGCTGCTCACCTCCAGCGCGGCGGACGAGGACTCGCAGGAGTCGGATCTGCTCGGGGGCAGCTACTTCACCCACCACCTGCTCAGCGGGCTCATGGGGGACGCGGATCGCTCGGGCGACGGGCAGGTGACGCTCTTCGAGGCCTACTCCCATGCCTACGCGCGCACGGTGGCGGACACGGCGGACAGCGGCGCCGGGCCCCAGCACCCCACGTTCAGCTACGACCTGTCCGGCAACGGCGACGTGGTGCTCACGGACCTGCGGGGCCGCGACGAGGGGCTGCTCGTCCCGGCGTCCGCGCCTCCGGGCCCCTACTACTTCGTGAATGGCGCGGGGCTGGTGGTGGCCGAGGTGGACAAGGCCGCGGGTACCGAGCGCCGCCTCGCGCTGGCCCCGGGCGCCTACGCGGTGAAGCGGCGGCTGTCGGATCGGCTGCGGGTGGGCCAGATCGAGGTGCGGCGCGGGGACACCACCGTGCTCGACGAGTCCCGGCTGCGCGACGCGCCCTTCTCGGACGATCCCGTCAAGGGCGTGCCGCCCCTGCCCCGGCCCCGGCGCACCTACTGGACGCTCGGCGTCAACGCCGGCTACCACTCCGTCTTCGACGCCCCCGCGCGCGAGAACCTCTTCCTGGCCACGCCCCTCGTCGGACTGGAAGGCGGCCTGTTCCACTACTTCCGCGAGGACTGGCGCTGGGACCTGGACGTGTCCATGGGCACGCGCCGGGCCACGCTGAACCTGCCCACCCTCTCGGGACCGGCCTATCGCTACACCCTGCTGACCGCGGGCACCTCGCTCGTGGCCGAGTGGCCTCGGGGGCGGTGGAGCCCGTTTCTGGGCGCGCGCCTGGCCTACCTCGTCGTGAACCGGACCTTCGACGACCCGGACCTGCCCACGCAGTACTACGCGGTGTTCACCCCGGGCGTGGTGGCGGGCGCGCGCTGGCGGCTCACGGACCACGTCGAGCTGACCGCTCGCGCCCGCGGCCATTACCTCCTCTACACCGTCGACGCGCGTCGCTCCCTGGGCTACTGGGAGCTGGGCGCGCTCGTGACCTACCGACTCTGA
- a CDS encoding sugar porter family MFS transporter codes for MERVRAGAAVAEEGSVPKVVLISSVAALGGFLFGFDTSVINGTVGALAAVFQAGDTAIGLAVSSALLGSAVGAFVGGQLADRLGRIRVMVVASVLFAVSTVGSGLAFGLVDLSLWRLVGGIAVGIASVIAPAYIAEIAPAHLRGRLGSLQQLAIVTGIFSALLVDYFIATSAGSAENPYWLGLSAWRWMLLSELPIAVLYGVGALMIPESPRYLVAKRRDDKALSVLRTIIGRGAEAKMGEIRRTISTEERSRFADLRGRLGLLPIVWAGIALSVFQQFVGINVIFYYSSILWQAVGFSEKDSLAITVITSVTNIVTTFIAIATVDRFGRKPLLIVGSVGMALTLGTLAFVFGTAPVDASGTPLLQGHSNVIALVAANVYVFCFGLSWGPVVWVLLGEMFNNRIRARALSLAGCAQWVANFVVSATFPSLRTVSLGLAYGLYTAAAVASLFFVIFFVRETKNKELEDM; via the coding sequence ATGGAGCGGGTGCGCGCAGGCGCGGCGGTGGCCGAGGAAGGCTCGGTCCCCAAGGTCGTTCTCATCTCCTCGGTGGCGGCCCTGGGCGGCTTCCTGTTCGGTTTCGACACCTCCGTCATCAACGGCACGGTGGGGGCCCTGGCCGCGGTGTTCCAGGCGGGCGACACCGCCATCGGCCTGGCGGTGTCCTCGGCGCTGCTCGGCTCGGCGGTGGGCGCGTTCGTCGGAGGACAGCTCGCCGACCGGCTGGGCCGCATCCGGGTGATGGTGGTGGCCTCGGTGCTCTTCGCCGTGAGCACCGTGGGCTCGGGCCTGGCCTTCGGGCTCGTGGACCTGAGCCTGTGGCGACTGGTGGGCGGCATCGCGGTGGGCATCGCCAGCGTCATCGCGCCGGCGTACATCGCGGAGATCGCGCCAGCGCACCTCCGGGGGCGGCTCGGCTCCCTGCAGCAACTGGCGATCGTGACGGGCATCTTCTCCGCGCTGCTCGTGGACTACTTCATCGCCACCTCGGCCGGCTCCGCGGAGAACCCCTACTGGCTCGGCCTGTCCGCCTGGCGCTGGATGCTCCTGTCCGAGCTGCCCATCGCCGTGCTCTACGGCGTGGGGGCGCTCATGATTCCCGAGTCGCCGCGCTACCTCGTGGCCAAGCGGCGCGACGACAAGGCGCTGTCCGTGCTGCGCACCATCATCGGCCGGGGCGCGGAGGCGAAGATGGGGGAGATCCGCCGCACGATCTCCACCGAGGAGCGCAGCCGGTTCGCGGACCTGCGCGGGCGCCTGGGCCTGCTGCCCATCGTGTGGGCGGGCATCGCGCTGTCGGTGTTCCAGCAGTTCGTGGGCATCAACGTCATCTTCTACTACTCGAGCATCCTCTGGCAGGCGGTGGGCTTCTCGGAGAAGGACTCGCTGGCCATCACCGTCATCACCAGCGTCACCAACATCGTCACCACCTTCATCGCCATCGCCACCGTGGACCGCTTCGGGCGCAAGCCCCTGCTCATCGTGGGCTCGGTGGGCATGGCGCTCACGCTCGGCACGCTGGCGTTCGTGTTCGGCACGGCCCCGGTGGATGCCTCGGGCACGCCCCTGCTGCAAGGCCACTCGAACGTGATCGCCCTGGTGGCCGCCAACGTCTACGTCTTCTGCTTCGGCCTGTCGTGGGGGCCGGTGGTGTGGGTGCTGCTCGGGGAGATGTTCAACAACCGCATCCGCGCCCGGGCCCTGTCGCTCGCCGGCTGCGCGCAGTGGGTGGCCAACTTCGTCGTCTCGGCGACCTTCCCGAGCCTGCGCACGGTGAGCCTGGGGCTCGCCTACGGGCTGTACACCGCGGCCGCGGTGGCCTCGCTCTTCTTCGTGATCTTCTTCGTGCGCGAGACGAAGAACAAGGAGCTCGAGGACATGTGA